In a single window of the Nicotiana tomentosiformis chromosome 10, ASM39032v3, whole genome shotgun sequence genome:
- the LOC104085094 gene encoding uncharacterized protein, which translates to MELLKLSKFKLQLHALICDVRELKEKERNASQQVQLALQKQKQSEEEFNQKLTEFRAELGFSNELRHKLERKVTCLENENNLLENKKKELEGTLQSLLESREDFLKAYEDSTYEMKRAIEDRDRKIGILSETLRVHLLLFDSISKEASSINKLMDDARHALSQKEDVGMYSFSLSYLQREISTKELLLQNLISENKGLHSEIGSLGIVIKKIQDAVTRMSEEDRRTFTSLMEGQEECLSIRQSEKLRTPDTAQIKGKDSHPKSSMSEESTGSYHALASCSSPEVQEDSIKSPLKKDNKINCYISEASTSILR; encoded by the exons ATGGAGCTCCTGAAGCTCTCCAAATTCAAGCTCCAACTCCACGCCCTAATTTGTGATGTTCGTGAACTCAAA GAAAAGGAACGCAATGCCTCTCAACAAGTCCAACTCGCACTACAG AAGCAAAAGCAATCGGAGGAGGAATTCAATCAAAAATTGACGGAATTTCGTGCTGAGTTAGGTTTCTCTAATGAACTTAGGCATAAGCTGGAAAGAAAG GTAACTTGCTTAGAGAATGAGAATAATTTGCTGGAGAACAAGAAGAAGGAATTGGAAGGAACTTTACAAAGCTTGCTTGAATCAAGGGAAGATTTTCTGAAGGCTTATGAG GACTCTACATATGAAATGAAGCGAGCTATTGAAGACAGAGATAGAAAAATTGGTATTCTATCTGAAACGTTAAGAGTTCATTTGTTATTATTCGACTCAATATCAAAGGAGGCTTCCTCCATCAATAAACTTATGGATGATGCTAGACACGCTCTCAGTCAAAAGGAGGATGTAGGCATGTA CTCATTTAGTCTT TCATACCTTCAGAGAGAGATATCCACAAAAGAACTACTTCTACAGAACTTAATCTCAGAGAACAAG GGACTGCATTCTGAAATAGGAAGCCTAGGCATTGTCATAAAAAAGATTCAAGATGCCGTCACTCGTATGAGTGAAGAG GACAGAAGGACATTCACCTCACTGATGGAAGGCCAGGAAGAATGCCTTTCAATTAGACAAAGTGAAAAATTAAG GACGCCAGATACTGCTCAAATCAAAGGGAAAGACTCTCATCCAAAGTCTTCTATGAGTGAAGAAAGCACAGGTTCCTATCACGCCCTTGCTTCATGCT CCTCGCCAGAAGTTCAGGAGGATTCAATAAAGAGCCCCTTGAAGAAGGATAACAAGATTAACTGCTATATATCAGAGGCGAGTACATCCATCCTCAGATAA